The Providencia rettgeri genome includes a window with the following:
- the manX_5 gene encoding EIIAB-Man → MPINVARIDDRLIHGQVITTWVKNFDIEQVIIVNDKVANDTVQQSVLTMAAPPDLKVVVFGVDKFIEVLKKAEIKRRTMLLFTNSIDVNRLVESGLKLEKLNVGGMRMQEGRRNLSRAVAVTPDEEQAFRSLINNNVTVEIQMVPKDPIVELKTLLN, encoded by the coding sequence ATGCCAATTAATGTTGCCCGAATTGATGACAGACTTATCCACGGCCAAGTTATTACTACTTGGGTTAAAAATTTTGATATTGAGCAGGTGATTATCGTCAACGACAAAGTTGCCAATGACACCGTTCAACAATCCGTTCTTACTATGGCGGCGCCACCAGATCTAAAAGTCGTCGTTTTTGGTGTCGATAAATTCATTGAAGTCTTAAAAAAAGCAGAAATTAAACGCCGCACTATGTTGCTGTTTACTAACAGTATTGATGTGAATAGGCTCGTCGAAAGTGGCTTAAAATTGGAAAAACTGAATGTCGGCGGAATGCGCATGCAAGAGGGCCGTCGTAATTTATCTCGTGCGGTTGCTGTGACACCAGATGAAGAACAAGCCTTTAGGTCGCTCATCAACAATAACGTTACTGTTGAAATTCAAATGGTTCCTAAAGATCCCATTGTTGAATTAAAAACATTACTCAATTAA